In Helicoverpa zea isolate HzStark_Cry1AcR chromosome 3, ilHelZeax1.1, whole genome shotgun sequence, the following proteins share a genomic window:
- the LOC124646338 gene encoding lipase 3-like, producing the protein MVCSSIFVLCCLALVCFPQIVLALVNYSMPPYSKYTASDILDDARLDTFSLIKKYGYPCEIHRVYTEDKYILEVHRIPGKTPNAPVVFLQHGLLSSSAEWVLMTPGRGLAYILADAGYDVWMGNARGNTYSRNHASIKPTSSSFWKFSWHEIGYYDLPAMIDYVIKETGLPRIQYIGFSQGTTAFWVLMSTRPEYNNKIIAMQALAPVAYVGNIKSPLIKAIAPFTNSLEIVFKLLGTNEILPNGKINELAGQSLCIEEAITQPLCTNLLFLICGFNSEQLNTTMLPVVMGHTPAGASTRQLIHFGQLYKSGKFVQFDHGWLTNKRKYGTYKPPAYDLQNIRTPVFLHYADNDWLSTPKDVKKLAKEIPTAIGLFRVPLSKFNHLDFVFAINATEFIYNRLLNIMAQFKDEV; encoded by the exons atggtttgTTCATCGATATTCGTGTTGTGTTGCCTCGCGTTAGTGTGTTTTCCTCAAATTGTTCTAGCATTAGTTAATTATTCTATGCCTCCGTATTCTAAATATACTGCTTCGGATATACTGGATGACGCGCGCTTAGACACG TTTtcgttgataaaaaaatatggatatCCATGCGAAATACATCGCGTGTACACTGAagataagtatattttagaGGTGCACAGGATACCTGGCAAGACACCCAATGCGCCGGTGGTCTTTCTCCAACACGGCTTGTTGTCGTCTTCAGCTGAATGGGTGCTTATGACCCCTGGTCGAGGACTTG CATACATCTTAGCAGATGCTGGATACGATGTCTGGATGGGCAACGCACGAGGGAATACTTACTCCCGAAACCATGCCTCTATAAAACCTACATCTTCCTCTTTCTGGAAGTTCAGCTGGCATGAAATAGGTTACTACGACCTTCCTGCCATGATCGATTACGTCATTAAAGAAACTGGACTTCCTAGGATCCAGTACATCGGCTTCTCTCAAGGGACTACAGCTTTCTGGGTTTTGATGTCAACTAGGCCTGAatataacaacaaaattattgcTATGCAAGCTCTAGCACCTGTAGCATACGTGGGGAATATTAAGAGTCCTCTGATAAAAGCTATAGCTCCGTTCACTAACTCTCTTGAA ATTGTATTTAAACTATTAGGGACTAACGAAATTCTCCCCAATggcaaaataaatgaacttgCAGGACAGAGCTTGTGTATTGAAGAAGCCATCACCCAACCACTTTGTACAAACCTTTTGTTCCTTATTTGTGGATTTAATTCAGAACAACTTAATACG ACAATGCTGCCAGTTGTTATGGGTCATACTCCAGCCGGGGCTTCAACGAGACAACTCATACACTTTGGTCAATTGTACAAGTCAGGGAAATTCGTACAATTTGACCACGGTTGGcttacaaacaaacgaaaatatGGAACCTACAAACCTCCGGCGTACGACCTGCAAAATATCAGGACTCCTGTTTTCCTACATTACGCTGACAACGATTGGTTATCGACCCCTAAAGATGTTAAAAAACTTGCAAAAGAAATACCTACAGCAATTGGTCTTTTCAGAGTACCTTTATCTAAATTCAATCATTTAGATTTCGTCTTCGCCATAAATGCGACGGAGTTCATATACAACCGCTTATTGAACATAATGGCACAATTCAAAGACGAAGTATGA
- the LOC124646339 gene encoding uncharacterized protein LOC124646339, whose translation MNSMNYIGQSNLRLCSRNEGKIKSYESCRDVRAWSHDVRARDRYLREWIKCDMPICVLPTSTLASFMRTMTCRSRGRATPRCHPDCKSKVVLDSICDSCNAIKECLKNEEGFDKYFDDEEFETSHWPCDRCLEALKSIKMFWKIIIEKIFHVNIPKDEDLAQNECCRTDSVRSVAKVWQTEMVQQAMFVRNISPYLTRAIFPIPCCWKGKKSKREPLTCPFKPQGYPDGFPECKKKCSLKDCRKPCCKNNRSTDTDFISNPSVCRSNKSCSTSQSQRVCSKHCAAKVRLVDKQCHCNEISEEINAYKINLEKLQDKCNCQKTEIDKLKKENSSLKIELQNVYKNSSWKSTFFSPFKSASKHDSVAILPKPFECCTDDIPNVSEVKGIDSEMIITMKNCKNETYRHISLLQVLHKTNDPDKGVRLSRESDCCSRKEDPIVLLTKVQNTFGAIVKREMGIAYERKLREKKSVINASFHKVNASKSAPSCSTITDTSTDSRCDFRLIHES comes from the exons ATGAATTCAATGAATTACATAGGTCAGAGTAACTTACGACTGTGCTCACGCAACGAGGGTAAGATCAAATCATACGAGTCTTGCCGCGACGTCAGAGCATGGAGTCATGACGTGCGGGCGCGCGATCGTTACCTCAGGGAATGGATAAAGTGCGATATGCCTATTTGCGTTTTACCCACGAGCACTTTAGCCAGCTTCATGAGAACCATGACATGCAGAAGCCGAGGCAGG GCCACGCCCCGTTGTCATCCCGATTGTAAATCAAAAGTTGTGCTAGATAGCATTTGTGATTCATGTAATGCTATAAAggaatgtttaaaaaatgaagAGGGTTTCGATAAGTACTTTGACGAT GAGGAATTTGAAACTAGCCATTGGCCTTGTGACCGATGCCTGGAGGCCCTCAAAAGCATTAAAATGTTTTGGAAAATCATTATCGAAAAGATCTTTCATGTAAATATTCCAAAAGATGAGGATCTCGCTCAGAATGAGTGTTGTCGCACAGATAGTGTGCGGTCTGTTGCAAAAGTTTGGCAAACTGAAATGGTGCAACAGGCCATGTTTGTGAGGAATATCTCACCGTACTTAACTCGTGCTATTTTCCCAATTCCCTGTTGTTGGAAAGGAAAAAAAAGCAAAAGAGAACCTCTCACATGTCCTTTTAAACCGCAAGGATATCCAGATGGTTTCCCTGAATGTAAGAAAAAATGTTCTCTGAAAGATTGTAGAAAACCATGTTGCAAGAATAACAGATCAACAGACACTGATTTCATATCGAATCCTTCGGTATGCAGATCGAATAAATCGTGTTCGACGTCACAAAGTCAAAGAGTGTGCAGTAAGCACTGCGCTGCAAAAGTCAGACTGGTTGATAAGCAATGTCATTGTAATGAAATTAGCGAAGAAATTAATGCTTATAAAATAAACCTCGAGAAGTTACAAGATAAATGTAATTGCCAGAAGACTGAAATAGACAAactgaaaaaagaaaacagttCCTTAAAAATTGAACTTCAAAATGTGTACAAAAATTCTTCATGGAAATCAACATTCTTTAGTCCTTTCAAAAGTGCAAGTAAACACGATAGTGTTGCTATATTGCCTAAaccatttgaatgttgtacagACGATATTCCGAATGTAAGCGAAGTCAAAGGAATTGACTCAGAAATGATAATAACAATGAAGAATTGTAAGAATGAG ACGTACAGACACATTTCTCTGTTACaagttttacataaaactaaCGACCCAGATAAAGGAGTACGACTTAGTCGAGAGAGCGATTGCTGTAGTAGGAAAGAAGATCCTATTGTGCTGTTAACTAAAG TGCAAAACACTTTTGGAGCTATCGTGAAACGAGAAATGGGTATAGCTTATGAGAGAAAGTTGCGTGAAAAAAAGTCTGTAATCAATGCTTCATTCCATAAAGTGAATGCTAGCAAGTCTGCGCCTTCGTGTTCCACAATCACAGATACCAGTACTGATTCACGTTGC GACTTTCGTTTAATACATGAATCATAA